The following is a genomic window from Deltaproteobacteria bacterium.
GGATTCCCGTGGCTACAATTGAATCGGGGCCGGCAACAGGGGTAATAGCTTCTGCTTATTGGAGTAAAATGTTAAAAATTGAAAACATATTGAGTTTTGATATGGGTGGCACTACAGCCAAAGCAGGAGCAATAATAAAAAACAAACCCCAGATGACAACAGAGTATGAAATAGGAGGCAAAGTTCACAGTGGCCGTATGATTAAAGGCAGTGGTTATCCTATCCGTTATCCTCTGGTTGATTTAGCTGAAGTGAGTGGCGGAGGCGGAACTATTGCCTGGATTGATGAAGGAGGTGCTTTAAGAGTAGGACCCTTGAGTGCAGGAGCAGAACCTGGTCCTGCCTGCTATGGAAAAAGAGGAGAAAATCCCACCGTTACTGATGCCAACTTAATTTTGGGAAGGTTAAATCCCAATCTCGGAGAAACAAAAGTCTTTCCAGAATTAGCAGAGGAAGCCCTAGTAGAAAAAATAACTAAACCTCTAAATATTTCAACTGTTCAAGCTGCCTCTGGTATAATTGAGATTGTAAACAATCACATGATGAGAGCCTTGAGATTGGTCTCAATAGAAAGGGGCTATGACCCTAGAGATTTTGTGATGCTGGCATTCGGCGGTTCAGGTCCTATGCATGCAGCATTTTTAGCAGAAGAATTGGACATTAAAGATGTTTTTATTCCTTTAAATCCTGGCGTTTTTTCTGCCTTGGGTTTGATATTAACAGACTTTAGACACGATTTTGTAAGAAGTATTATAAAACCAGCTTCGAATATAAATTCAAGATTCTTACAAGATATATTTAAAGATATGGAAAAAGAAGCCGCAAAAATTTTACAGAAAGAAGGCTTTAATTTAGATCAAATTATAATGGAAAGAACACTTGATATCAGATATTTGGGGCAATCCTATGAAATCAACATACCTGTAAAAAGTTTAAATGAAGCCTTAAAATTATTTCATCTGCGTCATCAAGAAATCTATGGCTACGCCGAAAAAACCGAACCTGTGGAGATAGTAAATGCTCATTTAATCGTAATAGGTCTTATTAAAAAACCCGAATTCAAAAAACACTACAAAACATCGAATTTATCTAAAGCTTTAATAAATAAAAGAAAAGTCTTTTTTGAGCAGACAGGTTGGATACAAACGCCGATTTATCTTAGAGATAATTTATCCTTTAGCAATCAGATTAAAGGACCAGCTATTATTGAGCAATATGATGCCACTACCATTATTCCTCCGGGGTGGAATGGATTTGTAGATGAATTTTTAAATCTGCATTTAACTAAAGTAGGTTCAAATGATTGATTCTATGACCATTGAAATAATCAGAAATGCTTTGAGCTACATTGCAGAAGAGACGGGCATTGCTTTGAGAAACTCGGCTTACTCTCCCAATATTAAGGAACGCATGGATCATTCCTGCGCTCTTTTTGACCCTCAAGGTAATCTCTTAGCTCAGGCCGAACACATCCCCGTTCATTTAGGCTCTTTGCCCTGGGGAGTTAAAAATGCCTTAAAGTATATAAAAAATTGGAGAGAAAAGGATATAGTAATTGTAAATGACCCTTACATCATAGGAACTCATCTAAATGATATTACTTTAATAAAGCCTATCTTCTTCAACAAAAAACTCATAGGTTTCAGTGTCAACAAGGCTCACCATGTAGATGTCGGCGGCAAGACTTCAGGCAGTATATCCTGCAATGCTAAATCCCTTTATGAGGAAGGAGTAGTTATTCCTCCTCTAAAGTTGATGGAACAAGAACACATAAACCAGGACTTTCTTAGAGATTTTCTTGACAAGGTAAGAACCCCTGATATTAATCAAGGGGATTTAAGGGCTCAAATCGCAGCTGCCAATTTAGGAGAGAAAAGGGTAATAGAACTTGCCAGAAGATATGGAATTGACACATTGTCTTCTGTCTTTTATGAGATTATCTCTTATGGTGAAAGAAGAATGCGTGAGAAAATTAAGGTTATTCCTGAAGGAATTTATAAAGCTGAAGATTGTTTGGAAGGAATAGAAAATAACGAATTAACCTGGATTCGAGTTAAATTAAAAAGAGAAAAGGATAAA
Proteins encoded in this region:
- a CDS encoding hydantoinase/oxoprolinase family protein yields the protein MQFKVGIDVGGTFTDLVAFNEENKEISIVKFPSTPSDPSKAVIEAFKHLKHEKISLFVHASTIGTNLFLGQLGLKIPKGALITTSGFKDILEIGRQKRAEIYNPFFERPKPLIERNLRFTVNERINYKGQILKVIDEEEVGILAQKIKQENIETVAIVFLHSYINSEHEKKVKQIFKKILPNTVITASYEVDPEYREYERTSTTVVNSLLIPVVSKYLRNIEKKLAVNAPLYVMQSNGGLATVNVASRIPVATIESGPATGVIASAYWSKMLKIENILSFDMGGTTAKAGAIIKNKPQMTTEYEIGGKVHSGRMIKGSGYPIRYPLVDLAEVSGGGGTIAWIDEGGALRVGPLSAGAEPGPACYGKRGENPTVTDANLILGRLNPNLGETKVFPELAEEALVEKITKPLNISTVQAASGIIEIVNNHMMRALRLVSIERGYDPRDFVMLAFGGSGPMHAAFLAEELDIKDVFIPLNPGVFSALGLILTDFRHDFVRSIIKPASNINSRFLQDIFKDMEKEAAKILQKEGFNLDQIIMERTLDIRYLGQSYEINIPVKSLNEALKLFHLRHQEIYGYAEKTEPVEIVNAHLIVIGLIKKPEFKKHYKTSNLSKALINKRKVFFEQTGWIQTPIYLRDNLSFSNQIKGPAIIEQYDATTIIPPGWNGFVDEFLNLHLTKVGSND